One Helianthus annuus cultivar XRQ/B chromosome 12, HanXRQr2.0-SUNRISE, whole genome shotgun sequence genomic region harbors:
- the LOC110869075 gene encoding cyclin-dependent kinase B2-2: MESTKTAMEAFEKLEKVGEGTYGKVYRARNRATGQIVALKKTKLHEDDEGVPPTTLREISILKMLSHDPHVVKLMDVKQGVNKNGSTILYLVFEYMETDLKKFIRSYRQTGDNIPPKIVKSLMYQLCKGVAFCHAHGVLHRDLKPQNLLMDRKTLMLKIADLGLARAFTVPIKKYTHEILTLWYRAPEILLGATHYSTAVDMWSVGCIFAEVVTNFAIFAGDSELQQLLQIFRLLGTPNEEIWPGVSDLKDWHEFPQWKPKLISSSVPNLDQDGLDLLWRMLQYEPSKRISARKAMEHRYFDDIDKTNL; the protein is encoded by the exons atggaGTCCACTAAGACGGCAATGGAGGCGTTCGAGAAGCTAGAGAAAGTCGGTGAAGGAACGTACGGCAAAGTGTACAGAGCACGAAACAGAGCCACCGGACAAATCGTTGCGCTTAAGAAAACCAAGCTTCATGAAGACGATGAAGGAGTTCCGCCTACAACGCTTCGAGAGATCTCTATTCTCAAAATGCTCTCACACGATCCTCATGTTGTTAA GCTGATGGATGTGAAGCAAGGTGTGAATAAAAATGGGAGTACAATTCTCTACTTGGTGTTCGAGTACATGGAGACTGACCTGAAGAAATTCATTCGATCCTATCGTCAAACTGGTGATAACATTCCACCCAAAATCGTCAAG AGCTTGATGTACCAACTTTGCAAGGGAGTTGCTTTCTGTCACGCACATGGTGTATTACACAG GGATCTTAAACCGCAAAACCTTTTGATGGATCGAAAGACATTGAtgcttaagatagctgatcttggaCTTGCCCGAGCTTTCACTGTACCTATTAAGAAGTACACACATGAG ATTTTGACCCTTTGGTATAGGGCTCCTGAAATCCTCTTGGGTGCTACCCATTATTCGACCGCTGTTGACATGTGGTCTGTTGGGTGCATATTCG CTGAAGTAGTCACAAACTTCGCCATTTTCGCTGGAGATTCTGAACTTCAACAGTTGCTGCAAATTTTCAG GTTGTTGGGTACTCCGAATGAAGAGATCTGGCCAGGAGTGAGCGATCTTAAGGACTGGCATGAATTTCCACAATGGAAACCGAAGCTAATTTCATCTTCTGTACCGAATCTGGATCAAGATGGCCTCGATCTGCTTTGG AGAATGTTGCAGTATGAACCATCAAAAAGGATTTCAGCTAGGAAAGCAATGGAACATCGATATTTTGATGATATCGACAAGACCAATCTTTGA